One stretch of Xanthomonas sp. DAR 35659 DNA includes these proteins:
- the hutU gene encoding urocanate hydratase encodes MTRLDATRRIHAPAGSTLTAKSWLTEAPLRMLMNNLHPDVAERPQELVVYGGIGRAARDWESFDAIVETLTRLEDDQTLLVQSGKPVGVFRTHADAPRVLIANSNLVPRWANWDHFNELDKKGLAMYGQMTAGSWIYIGAQGIVQGTYETFVEMGRQHYGGDLSGKWLFTGGLGGMGGAQPLAAVMAGASCLAVECRKSSIDMRLRTGYLDTWTDSLDEALRLIAEACAAKTPRSVGLLGNVADVLAELLARGVKPDLLTDQTSAHDPVNGYLPQGWTVEQWDAKRVSAPKEVEQAARASMANHIRAMLGFHALGVPTVDYGNNLRQMALEEGVANAFDFPGFVPAYIRPLFCRGVGPFRWAALSGDPEDIAKTDAKVKELIPDNPHLHRWLDMAAEKIQFQGLPARICWVGLGERDRLGLAFNEMVASGELKAPVVIGRDHLDSGSVASPNRETEAMADGSDAVSDWPLLNALLNTASGATWVSLHHGGGVGMGFSQHAGMVIVCDGTEAAAKRIARVLWNDPASGVMRHADAGYEIALACAKEKGLDLPGILG; translated from the coding sequence ATGACCCGCCTCGACGCCACCCGCCGCATCCACGCCCCCGCCGGCAGCACCCTCACCGCCAAGAGCTGGCTGACCGAAGCGCCGCTGCGCATGCTGATGAACAACCTGCACCCGGACGTGGCCGAGCGTCCGCAGGAACTGGTGGTGTACGGCGGCATCGGCCGCGCCGCACGCGACTGGGAGAGCTTCGACGCGATCGTCGAGACGCTCACCCGGCTGGAGGACGACCAGACCCTGCTGGTGCAGTCGGGCAAGCCGGTCGGCGTGTTCCGCACCCATGCCGACGCGCCGCGGGTGCTGATCGCCAACTCCAACCTGGTGCCGCGCTGGGCCAACTGGGACCACTTCAACGAACTGGATAAGAAGGGCCTGGCGATGTACGGCCAGATGACCGCCGGCAGTTGGATCTACATCGGCGCGCAGGGCATCGTCCAGGGCACCTACGAGACCTTCGTGGAGATGGGCCGGCAACACTACGGCGGTGATCTGTCCGGCAAGTGGCTGTTCACCGGCGGCCTCGGCGGCATGGGCGGCGCGCAGCCGCTGGCCGCGGTGATGGCCGGCGCCTCATGCCTGGCGGTGGAGTGCCGCAAGAGCAGCATCGACATGCGCCTGCGCACCGGCTACCTGGACACCTGGACCGATTCGCTGGACGAGGCGCTGCGCCTGATCGCCGAAGCCTGCGCGGCGAAGACGCCGCGTTCGGTCGGTCTGCTCGGCAACGTCGCCGACGTGCTCGCCGAGCTGCTGGCGCGCGGGGTCAAGCCGGACCTGCTGACCGACCAGACCTCCGCGCACGACCCGGTCAACGGCTACCTGCCGCAGGGCTGGACGGTCGAGCAGTGGGACGCAAAGCGCGTGTCCGCGCCGAAGGAGGTGGAACAGGCCGCGCGCGCCTCGATGGCCAACCACATCCGCGCCATGCTCGGCTTCCACGCGCTGGGCGTGCCGACCGTGGACTACGGCAACAACCTGCGGCAGATGGCGCTGGAGGAAGGCGTGGCCAATGCCTTCGACTTCCCCGGCTTCGTGCCGGCCTATATCCGCCCGCTGTTCTGCCGCGGCGTCGGCCCGTTCCGCTGGGCCGCGCTGAGCGGCGATCCGGAAGACATCGCCAAGACCGATGCCAAGGTCAAGGAACTGATCCCGGACAACCCGCACCTGCACCGCTGGTTGGACATGGCCGCCGAGAAGATCCAGTTCCAGGGCCTGCCGGCGCGCATCTGCTGGGTCGGCCTGGGCGAGCGCGACCGCCTGGGACTGGCGTTCAACGAGATGGTCGCCAGCGGCGAACTGAAGGCACCGGTGGTGATCGGCCGCGACCACCTGGACAGCGGCAGCGTCGCTTCGCCGAACCGCGAGACCGAGGCGATGGCCGACGGTTCCGACGCGGTCTCCGACTGGCCGCTGCTCAACGCCCTGCTCAACACCGCCAGCGGCGCCACCTGGGTCTCGCTGCACCACGGCGGCGGCGTCGGCATGGGCTTCTCGCAGCACGCCGGCATGGTCATCGTCTGCGACGGCACCGAGGCGGCGGCCAAGCGCATCGCCCGTGTGTTGTGGAACGACCCGGCCAGCGGGGTGATGCGCCACGCGGATGCGGGCTATGAGATCGCGCTGGCCTGCGCGAAGGAGAAGGGGCTGGATCTGCCCGGCATTCTGGGCTGA
- a CDS encoding SDR family oxidoreductase, translating to MTYFVTGATGFIGRYLMANLMRRKGVVHVLLRKESQRKFDALVREQGWDPKRLVVLHGDVGAECCGLDAAQRKALQGKVKHFFHLAALYDLTAKAEEQRIANLDGTRNALELAAQIGAGIFHHTSSIAVAGLYPGIFREDMFEEAEGLDDPYLRTKHDAEALVRAETRIKWRIYRPAMVVGDSRTGAIDKIDGPYYFFPLIKKLRQLLPPWAPMLGIEGGRINLVPVDFVADAMDHIAHKPKLDGHTFHLTDPEPLRVGEVLNVFCRAGHAPEMTLRVDARMFAFVPSSIRAAVGSLPPIRRFTGMLLRDFRIPREVLKFITYPTRFDSRETERALKGSGIAVPRLEDYAWRLWDHWERHLDPDLFVDRSLKGKVRGKVVLITGGSSGIGLATAQRVAEAGAITVIVARGEQELHAARDAMNAKGGKVFAYTADLSDLADCDRLIKTVLEAHGHVDVLINNAGRSIRRSIELSYDRFHDFERTMQLNYFGSLRLIMGVLPGMTARRKGHIINVSSIGVLANSPRFSAYVASKAALDAWSRCAQGELSGKGISFTTVNMPLVKTPMIAPTKMYDSVPTLSVDEAADLMVKAIIERPSRVATRLGIFAALVNAVAPKAYEVVMNTAFELFPDSAAAKGDRKALRETKPSQEQIAFAALMRGVHW from the coding sequence ATGACGTATTTCGTAACAGGCGCCACCGGTTTCATCGGCCGTTATCTGATGGCCAACCTGATGCGGCGCAAGGGCGTCGTGCACGTCCTGCTGCGCAAGGAGTCGCAGCGCAAGTTCGACGCGCTGGTGCGCGAGCAGGGCTGGGATCCCAAGCGCCTGGTGGTGCTGCATGGCGACGTCGGCGCCGAGTGTTGCGGGCTGGACGCGGCGCAGCGCAAGGCGTTGCAGGGCAAGGTCAAGCACTTCTTCCACCTCGCCGCGCTGTACGACCTCACCGCCAAGGCCGAGGAACAACGCATCGCCAACCTCGACGGCACCCGCAACGCGCTGGAGCTGGCCGCGCAGATCGGCGCCGGGATCTTCCATCACACCAGTTCGATCGCGGTGGCCGGGCTGTACCCGGGCATCTTCCGCGAGGACATGTTCGAGGAAGCCGAGGGGCTGGACGATCCCTACCTGCGCACCAAGCACGACGCGGAGGCGCTGGTGCGCGCCGAGACCCGGATCAAATGGCGCATCTACCGCCCGGCGATGGTGGTCGGCGATTCGCGCACCGGCGCCATCGACAAGATCGACGGTCCGTATTACTTCTTCCCGCTGATCAAGAAGCTGCGCCAGCTGTTGCCGCCATGGGCGCCGATGCTCGGCATCGAGGGCGGGCGCATCAACCTGGTGCCGGTGGACTTCGTCGCCGACGCGATGGACCACATCGCGCACAAGCCCAAGCTCGACGGCCACACCTTCCACCTCACCGACCCGGAGCCGCTGCGCGTGGGCGAGGTGCTCAACGTGTTCTGCCGCGCCGGCCACGCCCCGGAAATGACCTTGCGGGTGGACGCGCGCATGTTCGCGTTCGTGCCCTCCAGCATCCGTGCCGCGGTCGGCAGCCTGCCGCCGATCCGCCGCTTCACCGGCATGCTGCTGCGCGACTTCCGCATCCCGCGCGAGGTGCTGAAGTTCATCACCTATCCCACGCGCTTCGACAGCCGCGAGACCGAGCGCGCGCTCAAGGGCAGCGGCATCGCGGTGCCGCGCCTGGAGGACTACGCCTGGCGCCTGTGGGACCACTGGGAACGGCACCTGGACCCGGACCTGTTCGTCGACCGTTCGCTCAAGGGCAAGGTCCGCGGCAAGGTGGTGCTGATCACCGGCGGCTCCTCGGGCATCGGCCTGGCCACCGCGCAGCGCGTCGCCGAGGCCGGCGCCATCACCGTCATCGTGGCCCGCGGCGAACAGGAACTGCATGCCGCGCGCGATGCGATGAACGCCAAGGGCGGCAAGGTCTTCGCCTATACCGCCGACCTGTCCGACCTGGCCGACTGCGATCGCCTGATCAAGACCGTGCTGGAGGCGCACGGCCATGTCGACGTGCTGATCAACAACGCCGGCCGCTCCATCCGCCGCTCGATCGAGCTGAGCTACGACCGCTTCCACGATTTCGAGCGGACCATGCAGTTGAACTACTTCGGCAGCCTGCGCCTGATCATGGGCGTGCTGCCGGGCATGACCGCGCGGCGCAAGGGCCACATCATCAACGTCAGCTCGATCGGCGTGCTGGCCAACTCGCCGCGCTTTTCCGCCTACGTCGCCTCCAAGGCGGCGCTGGATGCCTGGAGCCGCTGCGCGCAGGGCGAACTCTCGGGCAAGGGCATCAGCTTCACCACGGTCAACATGCCGCTGGTGAAGACGCCGATGATCGCCCCGACCAAGATGTACGACAGCGTGCCGACGCTGAGCGTGGACGAGGCCGCCGACCTGATGGTCAAGGCGATCATCGAACGCCCCAGCCGCGTGGCCACCCGCCTGGGCATCTTCGCCGCCCTGGTCAACGCGGTGGCGCCGAAGGCCTACGAAGTGGTGATGAACACCGCCTTCGAACTGTTCCCGGACTCGGCCGCGGCCAAGGGCGACCGCAAGGCGCTACGCGAGACCAAGCCCAGCCAGGAGCAGATCGCGTTTGCCGCGCTGATGCGGGGCGTGCATTGGTAG
- the hutC gene encoding histidine utilization repressor, whose amino-acid sequence MSPAAPALPLNQRIRRDIEAHIRSGAWPPGHRIPFEHELMAQYGCSRMTVNKVLALLADAGMIERRRRAGSFVARPHPHMEQVALEIPDIPVEVAARGHDYRFELLERQQRAPRAALPQEAEVAADGSLLALQCLHYADGRPFALEERVINPVAVPEALRMDFAVTVPGSWLLQHVPWTRAEHRISAVGASAAQAARLQVPAGTACLLIDRRTWRGEQAVTFVRQVFLGDTYDLVARFSPGAR is encoded by the coding sequence ATGAGCCCGGCCGCCCCGGCGCTGCCGCTCAACCAGCGCATCCGCCGCGACATCGAGGCGCACATCCGCAGCGGCGCGTGGCCGCCGGGCCACCGCATTCCGTTCGAGCACGAGCTGATGGCGCAGTACGGCTGCTCGCGGATGACCGTCAACAAGGTGCTGGCGCTGCTCGCCGACGCCGGCATGATCGAGCGTCGGCGTCGCGCCGGTTCGTTCGTGGCGCGCCCGCATCCGCACATGGAGCAGGTGGCGCTGGAGATTCCGGACATCCCGGTCGAGGTCGCCGCGCGCGGCCATGACTACCGCTTCGAACTGCTGGAGCGGCAGCAGCGCGCACCGCGCGCGGCGCTGCCGCAGGAAGCCGAGGTCGCCGCGGACGGCAGCCTGCTGGCGCTGCAGTGCCTGCACTACGCCGATGGCCGTCCGTTCGCGCTGGAAGAGCGGGTGATCAATCCGGTGGCGGTGCCGGAAGCCTTGCGGATGGACTTCGCGGTCACCGTGCCCGGCAGCTGGCTGCTGCAGCACGTGCCGTGGACCCGCGCCGAACACCGCATCAGTGCGGTCGGCGCCAGTGCCGCGCAGGCGGCGCGCTTACAGGTGCCGGCCGGCACCGCCTGCCTGCTGATCGACCGCCGCACCTGGCGCGGCGAGCAGGCGGTGACCTTCGTGCGCCAGGTCTTCCTCGGCGACACCTACGACCTGGTCGCGCGGTTCTCGCCTGGCGCGCGCTGA
- a CDS encoding restriction endonuclease: protein MFPWIVAMVLALATWLAATLYLWLVRRRENETTAGLHALAGLHWRDFSRMVRRAMREQRDLHDDADEDPAVEPQSDFVMTRGDARWLLSCKHGRAYRIGSAAVNELGAAARLMGAQGGILVTEGKVQRDGVAAADKQSVEILDGRRIWPMLKRYLPSELEDGVVGASRRRAQRHIAIAALACVTLGLMVGLGGLALQQRRADAAIAAAPAPTLPAAASSAPVAPAPAPAADKAPGAETNAAVPPSATETAPATAQPDAATEAGYRQALSKTLARTPGVIRGIWQTQMTLVIDRSGDDAQVWPLICREVERYPSLRTVRIQLNPRPDRDEPVRWRQCRTF, encoded by the coding sequence ATGTTTCCCTGGATAGTGGCAATGGTGCTGGCGCTCGCGACCTGGCTCGCCGCCACGCTCTACCTATGGCTGGTCCGCCGCCGCGAGAACGAGACCACGGCCGGGTTGCACGCCCTGGCCGGACTGCACTGGCGCGACTTCTCGCGCATGGTGCGACGCGCGATGCGCGAGCAACGCGACCTGCACGACGACGCCGACGAGGACCCGGCGGTGGAACCGCAGAGCGATTTCGTCATGACCCGCGGCGATGCGCGCTGGCTGCTGTCGTGCAAGCACGGCCGCGCGTACCGGATCGGCTCGGCCGCGGTCAACGAACTGGGCGCCGCGGCGCGGCTGATGGGCGCGCAGGGCGGCATCCTGGTCACCGAGGGCAAGGTGCAACGCGACGGCGTCGCCGCCGCCGACAAGCAGTCGGTCGAAATCCTCGACGGACGCCGCATCTGGCCGATGCTCAAGCGCTACCTGCCGAGCGAGCTGGAGGACGGCGTGGTCGGCGCGTCGCGCCGGCGCGCGCAGCGGCACATCGCCATCGCCGCGCTGGCCTGCGTGACGCTGGGCCTGATGGTGGGACTGGGCGGCCTGGCGTTGCAGCAACGCCGCGCGGATGCCGCCATCGCCGCAGCGCCCGCGCCAACGCTCCCCGCCGCGGCATCGTCCGCGCCTGTCGCCCCCGCACCGGCGCCGGCAGCGGACAAAGCACCGGGTGCCGAGACGAACGCCGCTGTTCCACCGTCCGCCACCGAGACCGCGCCGGCCACCGCACAACCCGACGCCGCCACCGAGGCCGGCTATCGCCAGGCGCTGTCGAAGACGCTGGCACGCACGCCCGGGGTGATCCGCGGCATCTGGCAGACCCAGATGACCCTGGTGATCGACCGCAGCGGCGACGACGCCCAGGTCTGGCCGTTGATCTGCAGGGAAGTGGAGCGCTATCCCTCGCTGCGCACCGTGCGCATCCAGCTCAACCCCCGCCCGGACCGCGACGAGCCGGTGCGGTGGCGGCAATGTAGGACGTTCTGA
- a CDS encoding formimidoylglutamate deiminase — translation MQTQAQQQASGNAGSGEFWCAHALLPQGWARDVRIGVRGGRIATVERGVAAAMGDRCLDIVVPGLGNLHSHAFQRGMAGLTEIGGRSGDSFWSWRELMYRFLQRLSPDDLQAIAEQAYVEMLEAGFTRVGEFHYVHHAADGRPYADRAEMAQRLAAAAQTSGIGLTLLPVFYAHADFGGAAPNPAQQRLLHDVDGFAALLDGSRRALQGLDDAVLGLAPHSLRAVTPDELAALLPLCDGPVHIHIAEQTREVDACLAWSGQRPVQWLLAHAPVDARWCLVHATHVDAAEVRGIAASGAVVGLCPITEANLGDGLFPMPDFLRAGGRFGVGSDSNVLIDAAEELRLLEYGQRLTLRGRNVLAGDTALSSGRLLFQSAAQGAAQALGVEQGLHVGAPADLVELDAAHPALQARRDDAWLDSWIFAARGGAVRAVWRHGRELVRDGRHLQRDAVAARYARALTRLLDA, via the coding sequence GTGCAGACCCAGGCGCAACAGCAGGCCAGCGGCAACGCGGGATCGGGCGAATTCTGGTGCGCGCACGCGCTGCTGCCGCAAGGCTGGGCGCGCGACGTGCGCATCGGTGTGCGCGGTGGTCGCATCGCCACGGTGGAGCGCGGCGTGGCCGCGGCCATGGGCGATCGGTGCCTGGACATCGTGGTGCCCGGGCTGGGCAATCTGCACAGCCACGCCTTCCAGCGCGGGATGGCCGGGTTGACCGAGATCGGCGGACGCAGCGGCGACAGCTTCTGGAGTTGGCGCGAGCTGATGTACCGCTTCCTGCAGCGGCTGAGCCCCGACGATCTGCAAGCCATCGCCGAGCAGGCCTACGTGGAGATGCTCGAGGCCGGCTTCACCCGGGTCGGCGAGTTCCACTACGTGCATCACGCGGCCGACGGCCGGCCCTACGCCGACCGTGCCGAGATGGCGCAGCGCCTGGCGGCCGCGGCCCAGACCAGCGGCATCGGCCTGACCTTGCTGCCGGTGTTCTACGCGCATGCCGACTTCGGCGGCGCCGCGCCCAACCCCGCGCAGCAGCGCCTGCTGCACGACGTCGACGGGTTCGCCGCGCTGCTGGACGGCAGCCGCCGCGCCCTGCAGGGGCTGGACGATGCGGTGCTGGGCCTGGCCCCGCACAGCCTGCGCGCGGTCACCCCGGACGAACTGGCGGCGCTGCTGCCGCTGTGCGATGGCCCGGTGCACATCCACATCGCCGAACAGACCCGCGAGGTCGACGCCTGCCTGGCCTGGAGCGGGCAGCGGCCGGTGCAATGGCTGCTGGCGCACGCGCCGGTGGACGCGCGCTGGTGCCTGGTCCATGCCACCCATGTGGATGCCGCCGAAGTGCGCGGCATCGCCGCCAGCGGCGCGGTGGTGGGGTTGTGCCCGATCACCGAGGCCAACCTCGGCGACGGCCTGTTCCCGATGCCGGACTTCCTGCGTGCCGGGGGGCGCTTCGGCGTCGGCTCCGATTCCAACGTGCTGATCGATGCGGCCGAGGAGCTGCGCCTGCTCGAATACGGCCAGCGCCTGACCCTACGCGGGCGCAACGTGCTCGCCGGCGACACCGCGTTGTCCAGCGGCCGCCTGCTGTTCCAGTCCGCCGCGCAGGGCGCGGCGCAGGCGCTCGGCGTCGAGCAGGGCCTGCACGTGGGCGCGCCGGCCGACCTGGTCGAACTGGACGCCGCGCACCCGGCCTTGCAGGCGCGCCGCGACGACGCCTGGTTGGATAGTTGGATCTTCGCCGCGCGCGGCGGCGCAGTGCGCGCGGTGTGGCGCCACGGCCGCGAGTTGGTGCGCGATGGACGCCATCTGCAGCGCGACGCGGTGGCCGCGCGCTACGCCCGCGCGCTGACGCGGCTGCTGGACGCATGA
- the hutH gene encoding histidine ammonia-lyase, with protein sequence MSDDEILLRPGAVSLAQWRAVYRGAGVRLDPACAEAVLRSAQTVEAIVATGAPVYGINTGFGKLASVRIEREDLEALQRNIVLSHAAGVGAPMPVPVVRLMMALKLASLAQGASGVQPQTLALLEALLHHEVIPVVPCQGSVGASGDLAPLAHLATVMLGVGEAFVGDARLPAAQALAQAGLQPLTLGAKEGLALLNGTQFSTAYALAGLFEIERVFHAALVAGALSTEAAKGSDTPFDPRIHALRGQPGQIATAAALRALMHDSAIRDSHRDNDVRVQDPYCLRCQPQVMGAALDVMRQAATTLATEANGVSDNPLVFSDTGEALSGGNFHAEPVAFAADMLALAVCEIGSISERRVAMLVDPALSGLPAFLTPKPGLNSGFMIPQVTAAALVSENKQRAYPASVDSIPTSANQEDHVSMAAHGARRLLAMAENAANVVGIELLAAAQGCDFHAPLRSSAALEAARALLRGRVSALQDDRYFHPDMLAATALVRAGALAAAVGMPLPEVSV encoded by the coding sequence ATGAGCGACGACGAGATCCTGCTGCGCCCCGGCGCGGTGAGCCTGGCGCAGTGGCGCGCCGTGTACCGCGGCGCCGGCGTGCGCCTGGACCCGGCCTGCGCCGAGGCGGTGCTGCGCAGCGCGCAGACCGTGGAGGCGATCGTCGCCACCGGCGCGCCGGTGTACGGCATCAACACCGGCTTCGGCAAGCTGGCCAGCGTTCGCATCGAGCGCGAGGACCTGGAAGCCCTGCAACGCAACATCGTGCTGTCGCACGCGGCCGGGGTCGGCGCGCCGATGCCGGTGCCGGTGGTGCGGCTGATGATGGCGCTGAAGCTGGCCAGCCTGGCCCAGGGTGCCTCCGGCGTGCAGCCGCAGACGCTGGCGCTGCTGGAAGCGCTGCTGCACCACGAGGTGATCCCGGTGGTGCCGTGCCAGGGCTCGGTCGGCGCCTCCGGCGACCTGGCGCCATTGGCGCACCTGGCGACGGTGATGCTCGGCGTCGGCGAGGCCTTCGTCGGCGACGCGCGCCTGCCGGCGGCGCAGGCACTGGCCCAGGCCGGGCTGCAGCCGCTGACGCTGGGCGCCAAGGAGGGCCTGGCGCTGCTCAACGGCACCCAGTTCTCCACCGCCTACGCGCTGGCCGGGCTGTTCGAGATCGAGCGCGTGTTCCATGCCGCGCTGGTCGCCGGGGCGCTGTCCACCGAGGCCGCGAAGGGCTCGGACACCCCGTTCGATCCGCGCATCCATGCGCTGCGCGGCCAGCCCGGGCAGATCGCCACCGCCGCCGCGCTGCGCGCCCTGATGCACGACTCGGCGATCCGCGATTCGCACCGCGACAACGACGTGCGCGTGCAGGATCCGTACTGCCTGCGCTGCCAGCCGCAGGTGATGGGCGCGGCGCTGGACGTGATGCGCCAGGCCGCCACCACCCTGGCCACCGAGGCCAATGGCGTCTCCGACAACCCGCTGGTGTTCAGCGACACCGGCGAGGCGCTGTCCGGCGGCAACTTCCACGCCGAGCCGGTGGCCTTCGCCGCCGACATGCTGGCGCTGGCGGTGTGCGAGATCGGCTCGATCAGCGAGCGCCGCGTCGCCATGCTGGTGGACCCGGCGCTGTCCGGGTTGCCGGCGTTCCTGACGCCCAAGCCCGGCCTCAACTCCGGCTTCATGATTCCGCAGGTCACCGCCGCGGCGCTGGTCTCGGAGAACAAGCAGCGCGCCTATCCGGCCAGCGTCGACTCGATCCCGACCTCGGCCAACCAGGAAGACCACGTGTCAATGGCCGCGCACGGCGCGCGGCGCCTGCTGGCGATGGCCGAGAACGCGGCCAACGTGGTCGGCATCGAGCTGCTGGCCGCCGCGCAGGGTTGCGACTTCCACGCGCCACTGCGCTCCAGCGCGGCGCTGGAAGCGGCACGCGCGCTGCTGCGTGGCCGCGTATCGGCGCTGCAGGACGACCGCTACTTCCACCCGGACATGCTCGCCGCCACCGCGCTGGTGCGCGCCGGCGCACTGGCCGCGGCGGTGGGGATGCCGTTGCCCGAGGTCAGTGTCTAA
- the hutG gene encoding N-formylglutamate deformylase yields the protein MTSLPDWLSVHRGDAPLILSFPHTGTELPEALADRFVSPWLAQRDADWWVHLLYDFAEALGATTVRTAISRSVIDVNRDPAGVSLYPGQNTTGLCPLTTFDAQPLYRPGAEPDAAEIERRRVQWFAPYHAALDAEIARLRALHPAIVVYDAHSIRSRIPHLFDGELPQFNIGSAGASGAVDSSCAAALTDAVERVCADSGFSHVRNGRFKGGWSTRHHGAPTDGVHAIQMELACRGYMHEPETVDPTIWPSPWQPDYAAPLRAVLQQVLQACLAFARSPAASSRAAD from the coding sequence ATGACATCCCTCCCAGACTGGCTCAGTGTGCACCGCGGCGATGCGCCGCTGATTCTCAGCTTCCCGCACACCGGCACCGAGCTGCCGGAGGCGCTGGCCGACCGCTTCGTCTCGCCATGGCTGGCGCAGCGCGATGCCGACTGGTGGGTGCACCTGCTGTACGACTTCGCCGAAGCGCTCGGCGCGACCACGGTGCGCACCGCGATCTCGCGCTCGGTGATCGACGTCAACCGCGACCCGGCCGGGGTGTCGCTGTATCCCGGGCAGAACACCACCGGGCTGTGCCCGCTGACCACCTTCGATGCGCAGCCGCTGTACCGGCCCGGCGCCGAACCCGACGCGGCCGAGATCGAACGACGCCGCGTGCAGTGGTTCGCGCCGTACCACGCCGCGTTGGATGCGGAGATCGCGCGCCTGCGCGCCCTGCACCCGGCGATCGTGGTGTACGACGCGCACTCGATCCGCTCGCGCATCCCGCACCTGTTCGACGGCGAGCTGCCGCAGTTCAACATCGGCAGCGCCGGCGCCTCCGGCGCGGTGGACAGCAGTTGCGCGGCAGCGCTGACCGATGCGGTCGAACGCGTCTGCGCCGACAGCGGCTTCAGCCATGTGCGCAACGGCCGCTTCAAGGGCGGCTGGAGTACCCGCCACCACGGCGCGCCGACCGATGGCGTGCACGCCATCCAGATGGAACTGGCCTGTCGCGGCTACATGCACGAGCCGGAGACGGTCGATCCCACTATCTGGCCCTCGCCCTGGCAACCCGACTATGCCGCGCCATTGCGCGCGGTGCTGCAGCAGGTGCTGCAGGCCTGCCTCGCCTTCGCCCGCAGCCCCGCCGCGTCCAGCCGCGCCGCCGACTGA
- the hutI gene encoding imidazolonepropionase — translation MPCDTLWHNAHLMTLDAEDGGLGLVRDGVVACHDGHIVYAGAAAQLPGPLSARRSIDCGGRWIGPGLIDCHTHLVYAGTRAGEFEQRLLGASYADIARAGGGIVSTVRATRAADEDALLAASLPRLDALLAEGVTTVEIKSGYGLTLDDELRLLRVARRLGELRPVAVSPTFLGAHAVPPGAEAQAYIDEVCERMIPAVAAQGLAEAVDVFCEHLAFTPAQTEQVFQAAQRHGLALKIHAEQLSNQGGAALAARYGALSADHVEYLDDAGVAAMAAAGTVAVLLPGAFYFTRDTHLPPIAALRAAGVPRALATDCNPGTSPLTSPLLAMNLAATLFRLTVAECIAGFTREAARALGRQDQVGRLRAGLACDLAIWDIAEPAELVYRMGFNPLHARIWRGQ, via the coding sequence ATGCCCTGCGACACGCTCTGGCACAACGCGCACCTGATGACGCTGGACGCCGAGGACGGCGGCCTGGGCCTGGTCCGCGACGGCGTGGTGGCCTGCCACGACGGCCACATCGTCTATGCCGGCGCCGCCGCGCAGTTGCCCGGTCCGCTGTCGGCGCGGCGCAGCATCGACTGCGGCGGACGCTGGATCGGCCCCGGCCTGATCGACTGCCACACCCACCTGGTCTATGCCGGCACCCGCGCCGGCGAGTTCGAGCAACGCCTGCTCGGCGCCAGCTACGCCGACATCGCCCGCGCCGGCGGCGGCATCGTCTCCACGGTGCGCGCCACCCGCGCCGCCGACGAGGACGCCCTGCTCGCCGCCAGCCTGCCGCGGCTGGACGCGTTGCTGGCCGAAGGCGTGACCACGGTGGAGATCAAGTCCGGCTACGGCCTGACCCTGGACGACGAACTGCGCCTGCTGCGGGTGGCGCGGCGGCTGGGCGAACTGCGCCCTGTCGCGGTGTCGCCGACCTTCCTTGGCGCGCACGCGGTGCCACCCGGCGCCGAGGCGCAGGCCTACATCGACGAGGTCTGCGAACGGATGATCCCCGCGGTCGCCGCGCAAGGCCTGGCCGAGGCGGTGGACGTGTTCTGCGAGCATCTGGCCTTCACCCCGGCGCAGACCGAACAGGTGTTCCAGGCCGCGCAGCGCCACGGCCTGGCGCTGAAGATCCATGCCGAGCAGTTGTCCAACCAGGGCGGCGCGGCGCTGGCGGCGCGCTACGGGGCGCTGTCGGCCGACCACGTCGAGTACCTCGATGACGCCGGCGTGGCCGCGATGGCCGCCGCCGGCACCGTCGCGGTGCTGCTGCCGGGCGCGTTCTATTTCACCCGTGACACCCATCTCCCGCCGATCGCCGCGCTGCGCGCCGCCGGCGTGCCGCGCGCGCTGGCCACCGACTGCAACCCCGGCACCTCGCCGCTGACCAGCCCGCTGCTGGCGATGAACCTGGCGGCGACGCTGTTCCGGCTGACCGTGGCCGAGTGCATCGCCGGCTTCACCCGCGAGGCGGCGCGCGCGCTCGGGCGCCAGGACCAGGTCGGCCGGCTGCGCGCCGGGCTGGCCTGCGACCTGGCGATCTGGGACATCGCCGAACCGGCCGAATTGGTCTATCGCATGGGCTTTAACCCGCTGCATGCGCGTATCTGGAGAGGACAATGA